A single region of the Chryseobacterium culicis genome encodes:
- a CDS encoding M1 family metallopeptidase produces the protein MKLKVVILSLSVFAYTGFTAQNIQNNPGSNHGNKFEQLGTILPTPNIYRTASGAPGHGYWQNRADYNISAYLDEDKRNLKGSETVTYYNNSPDELDYIWLQLDENEHSNIRNAGYDASSILRPSTTDQQLKISELPVKDNGYGVNLEKVTDASGNPLKYTVNKTMMRIDLPKVLKKGEKFVFKVDWNYNISNRIKMGGRGGYENFPEDGNDLYTITQWYPRMCVYSDFQGWQNHQFTGRGEFALVFGDFKVSMNVPADHIVGGTGECKNYDQVLTADQLSRYRKSENAAEPIEIVTLDEAKKAEKNHSKQRKTWVFEAKDIRDFAWTSSRKFVWDGMRVTIPENNNKVMAMSFYPKESYGLYRKFSTKAVAHTIKTYSEFTIPYPYPVAQSVEASNGMEYPMICFNFGRTEKDGTYSEGTKNGMIGVIIHEVGHNFFPMIINSDERQWAWMDEGLNTFTEYLTEEKWDNKFPSKRGPAWTIVDYMKLPKDQLEPIMSNSENIVQYGPNAYSKPATGLNILRETIMGRELFDKAFKTYAKRWAFKHPEPADLFRTMEDASGEDLDWFWRGWFYGTDPVDIAIDKVTVAVPNLETDPKAAAEVKYQVEKPLVNSFEDLSKIRNREDKNIKFYVDGDKDLQDFYYRYDRGQEKVDNNKEYTVKPAANLPLDAKDKEKFKNITGYQIDFVNKGGLVMPIILEFTFEDGSKLYDKSAAQIWRLNEQKVSKTYYFDKKLKSIQLDPMRETADIDTTNNLWTSTGSGAETSKFQLFKQKQEGGSVRGGSTGKVNPMQAAGKS, from the coding sequence ATGAAACTAAAAGTTGTTATACTTTCACTTTCTGTATTTGCATATACAGGTTTCACCGCACAAAATATTCAGAATAACCCAGGCAGCAACCATGGCAACAAGTTTGAGCAGCTGGGAACGATTCTACCAACACCCAATATTTACAGAACAGCTTCAGGAGCTCCCGGACACGGATACTGGCAAAACAGAGCCGACTATAACATTTCCGCTTATCTGGATGAGGATAAAAGAAATCTGAAAGGTTCGGAAACAGTTACCTACTACAACAATTCTCCGGATGAGTTGGATTATATCTGGTTGCAGCTTGATGAAAACGAACACTCAAATATCAGAAATGCAGGATATGACGCTTCATCTATTCTTCGTCCTTCCACTACAGACCAGCAGCTTAAAATTTCTGAGCTTCCTGTGAAAGATAATGGCTATGGAGTAAATCTTGAAAAAGTGACTGATGCTTCAGGGAATCCTTTGAAGTATACCGTCAACAAAACCATGATGCGTATTGACCTCCCAAAAGTTTTGAAAAAGGGAGAAAAATTCGTTTTCAAAGTAGACTGGAATTACAATATCTCTAACAGAATAAAGATGGGAGGCCGAGGCGGTTACGAAAACTTCCCCGAGGATGGTAATGATCTGTATACAATAACACAATGGTATCCAAGAATGTGCGTGTATAGCGACTTTCAGGGATGGCAGAACCATCAGTTTACCGGAAGAGGTGAATTTGCTTTGGTTTTCGGAGATTTTAAAGTTTCTATGAATGTTCCTGCCGATCATATTGTAGGAGGAACCGGAGAATGTAAAAACTACGATCAGGTATTAACAGCTGATCAGTTATCAAGATACAGAAAATCTGAAAATGCAGCTGAGCCCATCGAAATTGTAACATTGGATGAGGCTAAAAAAGCAGAGAAAAATCATTCAAAGCAAAGAAAAACATGGGTTTTTGAAGCAAAGGATATTCGTGATTTTGCATGGACTTCTTCCAGAAAATTTGTCTGGGACGGAATGCGTGTAACAATCCCTGAAAACAATAACAAGGTAATGGCAATGAGTTTTTATCCAAAAGAATCTTATGGCCTTTACAGAAAGTTTTCCACAAAAGCTGTAGCGCACACCATTAAAACCTATTCAGAATTTACCATTCCTTATCCATATCCTGTAGCACAGTCTGTAGAGGCATCCAATGGAATGGAATATCCGATGATCTGTTTTAATTTCGGAAGAACAGAGAAAGACGGCACCTATTCTGAAGGAACCAAAAATGGGATGATCGGTGTAATTATCCATGAGGTTGGTCACAACTTTTTCCCGATGATCATCAATTCTGATGAAAGACAGTGGGCATGGATGGACGAAGGTTTGAATACATTTACTGAATATCTTACAGAAGAGAAATGGGATAACAAATTCCCGTCTAAAAGAGGACCGGCATGGACGATCGTAGACTACATGAAACTCCCGAAAGATCAGCTGGAGCCTATCATGAGTAATTCAGAAAATATTGTTCAGTACGGCCCGAACGCCTATTCAAAACCTGCAACAGGATTGAACATTCTTCGTGAAACAATCATGGGAAGAGAGCTTTTCGACAAAGCATTTAAAACGTATGCTAAAAGATGGGCATTCAAACATCCTGAACCTGCAGATTTATTCCGCACCATGGAAGATGCCAGCGGTGAAGACCTTGATTGGTTCTGGAGAGGCTGGTTCTACGGTACAGATCCTGTAGATATTGCTATTGATAAGGTAACGGTAGCTGTTCCTAATCTTGAGACTGATCCAAAAGCAGCTGCAGAAGTAAAATATCAGGTTGAAAAACCTTTGGTGAACAGTTTCGAAGACCTTTCAAAAATCAGAAACAGAGAAGATAAGAATATCAAATTCTATGTAGACGGAGATAAAGATCTTCAGGACTTCTATTACAGATACGACAGAGGCCAGGAAAAGGTAGATAATAATAAGGAATACACTGTCAAACCAGCAGCCAATCTTCCTTTAGATGCTAAGGACAAAGAGAAATTCAAAAATATTACAGGCTATCAGATAGACTTTGTGAATAAAGGCGGACTGGTAATGCCGATCATCCTTGAATTCACTTTTGAAGACGGATCAAAATTATATGATAAATCTGCGGCTCAGATCTGGAGACTGAACGAACAAAAGGTTTCCAAGACGTATTATTTTGACAAAAAATTAAAATCTATTCAGCTTGATCCAATGAGAGAAACTGCTGATATTGATACAACCAATAACTTATGGACAAGTACCGGATCCGGTGCTGAAACTTCAAAATTCCAACTCTTTAAACAAAAACAGGAAGGAGGTTCTGTGAGAGGAGGCTCCACCGGAAAAGTTAATCCAATGCAGGCCGCCGGAAAAAGTTAA
- a CDS encoding LytR/AlgR family response regulator transcription factor — MANLTIVNVDDEYPALQLVKQYCDQLEDVELLASFQKPEEALAFLKANKVDLVVFDINMPGINGVELLQQLPDPPLCIFLTLETKYAVKAFELDVVHYLIKPVDFDTFKKAVNKARDFVQFKNSASSQQQEDFIMFKSNYVMNKVFLKDILWIQGFGEYIVLMTPLKKYMILERMSNFEEKFQHFGFIRIHKSYIVLSEHINSYNSGHVFLKNGDELPLGRTYKKNLKEHLS; from the coding sequence ATGGCTAACCTGACTATCGTTAATGTAGATGATGAATATCCTGCATTGCAACTTGTAAAACAATATTGTGATCAGCTTGAAGATGTTGAATTGCTGGCTTCCTTTCAGAAACCGGAAGAAGCGCTGGCTTTCCTGAAAGCAAACAAAGTGGATCTGGTTGTTTTTGATATCAATATGCCTGGAATCAATGGGGTAGAGCTTTTACAGCAACTTCCCGATCCACCCTTGTGTATTTTTCTTACATTGGAAACAAAATATGCAGTGAAAGCCTTTGAACTGGATGTTGTACATTATCTTATCAAACCTGTGGATTTTGACACATTTAAAAAAGCGGTCAATAAAGCAAGAGATTTTGTTCAGTTTAAAAACTCAGCCAGCAGCCAGCAACAAGAAGACTTTATCATGTTCAAATCCAATTATGTGATGAATAAAGTTTTTCTTAAAGATATTCTTTGGATACAGGGATTCGGGGAATATATTGTGCTGATGACGCCGTTGAAAAAGTATATGATTCTGGAAAGAATGTCCAATTTTGAGGAAAAATTTCAGCATTTCGGTTTTATCAGAATTCACAAGTCTTATATTGTATTGTCAGAACATATTAATTCGTATAATTCCGGTCATGTTTTTCTGAAAAACGGAGATGAGCTTCCTTTGGGGAGAACTTATAAAAAGAATTTAAAAGAACATTTAAGTTAA
- a CDS encoding sensor histidine kinase — protein sequence MTYFTENYFLDSTQLVISIILNTIFNVGIYYLVYYYLVPRFYLSNKYPEFILYALICFLVSSLFRILWEPAVFQMDFSGKGYHVGFLYNVYISQGIIILVGSFLGITKDKFLIEQDVITLGEEKDQLYLDLLKSKLNPHFLLNTLNNIYANSFTHSEKTSDSILQLSKLLKYIIYDSGKEKVTVSQEFSSLKALAALYQLKYNNQLNIVMDIEEQEEFDVAEIPSAILLTLFENALKHSAIGEDAHGFIKLFCNIERSELYFEIINSVGKDRIHGAESNYHGLGNEAIIHILEKFYPDQYEFYSGPKENDQYKIALTITING from the coding sequence ATGACTTATTTCACCGAAAACTACTTCCTGGATTCAACTCAGTTGGTGATAAGCATTATTTTGAATACCATTTTCAATGTGGGAATTTATTATCTGGTGTACTATTATCTGGTTCCCCGGTTTTATTTATCCAATAAGTATCCGGAGTTTATTCTCTATGCTTTAATCTGCTTTTTGGTTTCCAGCCTTTTCAGGATTTTGTGGGAGCCTGCTGTTTTTCAGATGGATTTCAGTGGAAAGGGCTATCACGTTGGGTTTCTGTACAATGTGTACATTTCACAGGGAATCATCATTCTGGTGGGATCTTTTTTGGGAATTACCAAAGACAAATTTTTAATAGAACAGGATGTGATCACTCTTGGAGAAGAGAAAGATCAGCTGTATCTTGATTTGCTGAAGTCTAAACTGAATCCTCATTTTTTGCTGAATACCCTTAATAATATTTATGCCAATAGTTTTACCCATTCGGAGAAGACCTCAGATTCTATTTTGCAGTTGAGCAAACTTCTGAAGTATATTATTTATGACAGCGGCAAAGAAAAAGTAACAGTTTCCCAGGAGTTTTCTTCATTGAAAGCTCTTGCAGCTTTATATCAGCTTAAATATAATAATCAGCTTAATATTGTCATGGATATTGAAGAGCAAGAAGAATTTGATGTTGCTGAAATCCCGTCTGCTATACTTCTTACTTTATTTGAAAATGCTTTAAAACACTCAGCAATAGGAGAGGATGCTCATGGTTTTATAAAATTATTCTGTAATATTGAGCGCTCTGAATTGTATTTTGAAATTATAAATTCTGTAGGGAAAGATAGAATTCATGGAGCTGAATCTAATTATCACGGATTGGGTAATGAGGCAATTATTCATATATTGGAAAAATTTTATCCTGATCAGTATGAATTTTATTCCGGACCGAAAGAAAATGATCAATATAAAATTGCTTTAACAATTACTATCAATGGCTAA
- a CDS encoding DUF2490 domain-containing protein, with amino-acid sequence MWFQYLMSGKITDKSTLTALAQYRSFDLAYDTRLFLVNAYVDYEVVENIRPAVGAMFLVLESYNADDSKKIRYEKRPFQQVTADYYIGRTSISNRLRVEERFLSNPDEFMVRIRYLISVRIPFNKKGEKEKLYGILKNEIRMNVDKIEPFDSNRITAGLGIKIGKNSALELAFINQLETGKTSNYGFIGFRNSFDWRKKKQQ; translated from the coding sequence ATGTGGTTTCAGTACCTGATGTCAGGTAAGATTACCGACAAAAGTACTTTAACTGCTCTTGCTCAATACCGTTCTTTTGATCTGGCTTACGATACACGACTTTTCCTTGTGAATGCCTATGTAGATTATGAAGTGGTAGAAAATATAAGACCTGCTGTAGGAGCTATGTTTTTGGTTCTTGAATCTTATAATGCTGATGATTCTAAAAAAATAAGGTATGAAAAAAGACCTTTTCAACAGGTAACCGCTGATTATTACATTGGCAGAACTTCAATCTCTAACCGACTTAGAGTGGAAGAACGTTTCCTCAGCAATCCTGATGAATTTATGGTCAGAATCAGATATCTGATCTCTGTCAGAATTCCTTTCAATAAAAAAGGCGAAAAAGAAAAGCTCTACGGCATTCTTAAAAATGAAATAAGGATGAATGTTGATAAAATAGAACCTTTTGACAGCAATCGTATCACGGCTGGCCTTGGAATAAAAATAGGGAAAAACTCTGCTTTGGAACTCGCCTTTATCAATCAGCTGGAAACCGGAAAAACAAGCAATTACGGATTCATAGGTTTCAGAAACAGCTTTGACTGGAGAAAAAAGAAACAACAATAA
- a CDS encoding CitMHS family transporter, with protein MLTFLGFLMIFIFMILIMNKKMTPLTALVLVPVLIAVVAGFGPDLGKMMKDGVKEIALTGVMLIFAILYFSLMIDTGLFEPLVNAILKAVGDNPVKTTIGTALLTTLVSLDGDGSSTYIIVVAALLPLYKKQGMNPLVLTCIIMLAGGIMNILPWGGPTARVMSSLKLGHTEIFVPMIPVMLIGLVWVFFVAYILGVREKKRISKHGKYTKYSGQDIAGENDPALRRPKLIIVNLILTIILLCVMILDIIPLGIAFMIAFCIASLINYPKLKDQQKIISKHAGNALSVAGMIFGAGIFTGILNGTGIMSSMGNSIISIVPKTWGGYLNIITAIFSVPLTFFLTNDAYYFGILPVITATGSQLNIPPDILGRASLVGQASHLLSPLVPSTYLLVSLAGVEFSDHLKFTLKWAIGSSIVMLLGALVLGII; from the coding sequence ATGCTTACATTTCTTGGTTTTTTAATGATTTTCATCTTCATGATCCTCATCATGAACAAAAAGATGACCCCGCTTACGGCTTTAGTCCTTGTACCTGTACTTATCGCCGTGGTGGCAGGATTCGGGCCTGACCTGGGGAAAATGATGAAAGATGGAGTAAAAGAAATAGCACTTACGGGGGTTATGCTGATTTTTGCCATCCTGTATTTCAGTCTGATGATCGATACCGGGCTTTTTGAACCTCTTGTGAATGCCATACTAAAGGCTGTAGGAGATAATCCGGTAAAAACAACCATCGGGACTGCCCTTCTCACCACACTTGTTTCTTTAGACGGAGATGGCTCTTCCACTTACATTATTGTGGTAGCAGCATTACTCCCGCTTTATAAAAAACAGGGAATGAACCCTTTAGTTCTAACCTGCATCATCATGCTAGCCGGCGGAATTATGAATATTTTACCATGGGGAGGCCCAACTGCCAGAGTAATGAGTTCTCTAAAACTGGGACATACTGAAATTTTTGTTCCTATGATTCCGGTAATGTTGATCGGGCTGGTATGGGTATTCTTTGTTGCCTATATTTTAGGAGTCAGAGAGAAAAAAAGAATCAGCAAACATGGTAAATACACCAAATACAGCGGACAGGATATTGCTGGCGAAAATGATCCCGCATTAAGACGTCCGAAACTTATTATTGTCAATTTAATCCTGACCATTATTTTGCTTTGTGTGATGATTCTGGATATTATTCCTTTGGGAATTGCATTCATGATTGCCTTCTGTATCGCTTCCCTGATTAATTATCCTAAACTGAAAGACCAGCAGAAGATTATTTCAAAACATGCAGGAAATGCTTTATCTGTGGCGGGAATGATCTTCGGAGCAGGAATTTTCACAGGTATTCTGAATGGTACCGGAATTATGAGTTCTATGGGAAATAGTATCATCAGTATCGTTCCAAAAACCTGGGGTGGCTATCTGAACATTATCACCGCCATATTCAGTGTACCGCTTACCTTTTTCCTTACCAATGATGCTTATTATTTTGGAATTCTTCCAGTCATTACAGCGACAGGCAGCCAGCTGAATATTCCGCCTGATATTTTGGGACGTGCCAGTCTTGTAGGACAGGCTTCTCATTTATTAAGTCCTCTGGTTCCTTCCACTTATCTGCTGGTTTCACTGGCAGGTGTTGAATTCTCTGACCATTTGAAATTTACCTTAAAGTGGGCTATAGGATCATCAATCGTCATGTTACTGGGTGCATTGGTTCTTGGTATTATATAA
- a CDS encoding cation:dicarboxylate symporter family transporter: MMKTAKQKTFTDSYLRNLTLYVFTAIICGALTGYYFPEISKHLETVSSYFFMLLEVLIIPVIFIAVTYGVSYIFSTKNAFKIVSQMVLYFIIITSISIVLGIGSGLLLKPGANTGIILSSHKALPERFLTKTTNPLHISNYVLFLLLSISAGVVIGLSKKKNNILKAIDVGRNLFFKLIKYVYLFLPIVIFSNIAYGISVYGINTLLPLSKIVATVYLTCVFFIFGILGVVTAYFKINLWDFLISIKEEIILVIATSSSKTAFPMIFDKMESQGYDRKILRLIIPLGYNFNLAGACIYLSISCIFLIQFYNIPLTIKDYFWLFITISIASKTASGVPGSGFLALMFTLSRFGKIPTTDLALLYSIDRFMNEARSVTNFIGISVSAAIISKLNQHSIPLKNDIS; this comes from the coding sequence ATGATGAAAACTGCCAAGCAAAAAACATTTACAGACTCTTATTTAAGAAATCTTACGCTTTATGTATTCACAGCGATCATCTGTGGAGCATTAACCGGTTATTATTTTCCGGAAATCAGTAAGCATCTGGAAACGGTAAGCAGTTACTTTTTCATGCTTCTTGAAGTTTTGATTATTCCGGTTATTTTTATTGCTGTAACGTATGGAGTAAGCTATATTTTCAGCACCAAAAATGCTTTTAAAATTGTAAGTCAGATGGTTCTGTATTTTATAATCATCACCTCCATCAGTATTGTATTGGGGATCGGATCCGGTCTTCTTTTAAAACCGGGAGCGAATACGGGGATTATTCTTTCTTCACACAAAGCGTTACCTGAAAGGTTTCTAACCAAGACTACGAATCCTTTACACATCAGTAACTATGTACTTTTTCTTTTACTCTCGATATCTGCGGGAGTTGTAATTGGTCTTTCAAAGAAAAAAAATAACATTCTTAAAGCTATAGACGTAGGAAGGAACTTGTTTTTCAAACTCATCAAGTATGTGTACCTGTTTCTCCCGATAGTCATTTTCTCTAATATCGCTTACGGAATTTCTGTATACGGAATTAACACTTTGCTCCCATTAAGTAAGATTGTTGCCACAGTATATCTTACCTGTGTATTTTTCATCTTCGGAATATTAGGGGTTGTAACAGCTTATTTTAAAATTAACCTTTGGGATTTTTTAATCAGCATCAAAGAAGAAATCATTCTTGTTATCGCAACGTCTTCATCAAAGACCGCCTTCCCAATGATCTTTGATAAAATGGAATCACAGGGTTATGACCGGAAAATTCTCCGCCTTATTATTCCTCTAGGGTACAATTTTAATCTGGCCGGAGCTTGTATCTACCTTTCGATTTCATGTATTTTCCTGATCCAGTTTTATAATATTCCTCTTACCATAAAAGATTATTTCTGGCTTTTTATCACCATTTCCATCGCTTCAAAAACAGCTTCAGGGGTACCGGGATCCGGTTTTCTTGCCCTGATGTTTACCTTAAGCCGTTTTGGAAAAATCCCCACCACAGATCTTGCCCTTTTATACAGCATAGACCGCTTTATGAATGAAGCCAGATCAGTTACCAATTTCATAGGCATTTCAGTTTCTGCTGCCATTATTTCAAAACTTAATCAACATTCTATTCCCCTAAAAAATGATATTTCCTGA
- a CDS encoding TerC family protein — protein sequence MIFPDFTLLFNDILQNPAKSLAIIGNLILIESLLSVDNAAVLATIVMDLPEHQRKRALKYGILGAYVFRGLALIFASVLISVWWLKPLGGLYLIYISLDWLIKKMKNKNDEESAEESPDKESSWLYKNSIGLLGQFWATVAIVEVMDLAFSIDNVFAAVAFSDNLLLITLGVFIGILAMRFIAQWFVRLMQVFPFLETAAFIVIAILGIKLSLSLYEHFYPATAFAQFLGSHTMEILVSAITVLLFVVPVMTSYLIGFPARKK from the coding sequence ATGATATTTCCTGATTTTACCCTCCTTTTCAATGACATCTTACAAAACCCTGCAAAATCTTTAGCCATTATCGGCAATCTCATCCTGATTGAAAGTCTCCTTTCCGTGGACAACGCCGCAGTATTGGCCACCATCGTAATGGATCTGCCCGAACATCAAAGAAAAAGAGCTTTGAAATATGGAATCCTGGGTGCTTATGTATTTCGGGGACTTGCTCTTATTTTTGCTTCTGTTCTGATTTCCGTTTGGTGGCTGAAACCACTGGGAGGATTATACCTGATCTATATTTCTTTGGACTGGTTGATCAAAAAGATGAAAAATAAAAACGATGAAGAAAGTGCAGAGGAAAGTCCTGACAAGGAATCCAGCTGGCTGTATAAAAATTCCATCGGGCTGCTGGGACAATTCTGGGCAACCGTTGCTATTGTGGAAGTAATGGACCTTGCTTTTTCTATCGATAATGTTTTTGCGGCAGTTGCTTTCTCAGATAATTTACTTCTCATTACCCTCGGAGTATTTATAGGGATTTTAGCGATGAGATTTATAGCGCAGTGGTTTGTCCGCCTTATGCAGGTATTTCCTTTCCTGGAAACTGCCGCGTTTATTGTGATTGCTATTTTAGGAATTAAACTAAGTTTATCGTTATATGAGCACTTCTACCCTGCCACCGCATTCGCTCAATTTCTAGGCAGCCATACCATGGAAATTTTAGTTTCCGCCATTACCGTTCTTTTGTTTGTAGTTCCTGTAATGACCAGTTATCTTATTGGATTTCCCGCACGTAAAAAATAA
- the groES gene encoding co-chaperone GroES produces MSVNFKPLADRVLVEPIAAETKTASGIIIPDTAKEKPQEGTVVAVGPGKKDEPTTVQVGDKVLYGKYSGAELKLEGKDYLIVREADLLGIIG; encoded by the coding sequence ATGTCAGTAAACTTTAAACCATTGGCAGACAGAGTTCTGGTAGAGCCAATCGCAGCAGAAACTAAAACAGCTTCAGGTATTATCATCCCGGACACTGCAAAGGAAAAGCCGCAAGAAGGTACTGTAGTGGCAGTAGGCCCTGGTAAGAAAGATGAGCCTACAACAGTTCAGGTAGGTGACAAAGTTCTTTATGGAAAATATTCAGGAGCTGAATTGAAGCTGGAAGGTAAAGATTATTTAATCGTAAGAGAAGCTGATTTATTAGGAATCATTGGGTAA
- the groL gene encoding chaperonin GroEL (60 kDa chaperone family; promotes refolding of misfolded polypeptides especially under stressful conditions; forms two stacked rings of heptamers to form a barrel-shaped 14mer; ends can be capped by GroES; misfolded proteins enter the barrel where they are refolded when GroES binds): protein MAKEIKFDIESRDALKRGVDALANAVKVTLGPKGRNVVIEKSFGAPHVTKDGVSVAKEIELEDRVENMGAQMVKEVASKTNDIAGDGTTTATVLAQAIVREGLKNVAAGANPMDLKRGIDKAVTAVVENLQSQSKTVGDSTEMVKQVASVSANNDETIGSLIAEAFGKVGKEGVITVEEAKGIDTTVDVVEGMQFDRGYQSPYFVTNPEKMLAELENPYILLVEKKISSMKELLPVLEPIAQGGKSLLIISEEVEGEALATLVVNKLRGSLKIAAVKAPGFGDRRKAMLEDIAILTGGQVISEEQGFTMENISLDMLGTAEKVTIDKDNTTVVNGGGDEAKIKGRVAQIKAQMETTTSDYDREKLQERLAKLAGGVAVLYVGAASEVEMKEKKDRVDDALHATRAAVEEGIVAGGGVALVRAISALDNLTGINSDETTGIKIVKRAIEEPLRQIVANAGGEGSVIVAKVAEGTGDFGYNAKTDEYVHMLEAGIIDPTKVTRVALENAASVSGMLLTTECVITEVKSAEPAMPMGGGMPGMM from the coding sequence ATGGCAAAAGAAATAAAATTCGATATTGAATCAAGAGATGCTCTAAAGAGAGGGGTAGATGCATTGGCTAATGCAGTAAAGGTAACTTTAGGTCCTAAAGGTAGAAACGTAGTGATCGAAAAATCTTTCGGTGCTCCACACGTAACTAAGGACGGTGTTTCTGTTGCAAAAGAAATCGAACTTGAAGACAGAGTAGAAAATATGGGAGCTCAAATGGTAAAAGAAGTAGCTTCCAAAACTAATGATATCGCAGGAGACGGTACTACTACCGCTACTGTATTGGCACAGGCTATCGTAAGAGAAGGTCTTAAGAATGTAGCTGCTGGTGCTAACCCAATGGACTTGAAAAGAGGGATCGACAAAGCAGTAACTGCAGTTGTGGAAAACCTTCAATCTCAATCTAAAACAGTTGGAGATTCTACAGAAATGGTAAAACAAGTTGCTTCTGTATCTGCTAACAATGACGAAACGATCGGATCTCTGATCGCTGAAGCTTTTGGAAAAGTCGGAAAAGAAGGTGTAATCACTGTAGAAGAGGCTAAAGGTATCGATACAACAGTTGACGTTGTAGAAGGTATGCAGTTTGACAGAGGATACCAGTCACCATACTTCGTGACTAACCCTGAGAAAATGTTAGCTGAACTAGAAAACCCATATATCCTTTTAGTAGAGAAGAAAATCTCTTCAATGAAAGAATTGTTACCAGTTCTTGAGCCAATTGCACAAGGTGGTAAATCTCTATTGATCATCTCTGAAGAAGTGGAAGGAGAAGCTTTAGCTACTTTGGTGGTAAACAAACTAAGAGGTTCTCTTAAAATTGCTGCTGTAAAAGCTCCAGGATTCGGAGACAGAAGAAAAGCAATGTTAGAAGATATCGCTATCCTTACAGGTGGACAGGTAATCTCTGAAGAGCAAGGTTTCACTATGGAAAACATCTCTTTAGATATGCTTGGAACTGCTGAGAAAGTAACGATCGACAAAGACAACACTACGGTTGTAAACGGTGGTGGTGACGAAGCAAAAATCAAAGGAAGAGTAGCTCAGATCAAAGCTCAGATGGAAACTACAACTTCTGACTACGACAGAGAGAAACTTCAGGAAAGATTAGCTAAGTTAGCTGGTGGTGTTGCTGTACTTTACGTAGGTGCTGCTTCTGAAGTAGAAATGAAAGAGAAAAAAGACAGAGTAGATGATGCATTACACGCTACAAGAGCTGCTGTAGAAGAAGGTATCGTTGCAGGTGGTGGTGTTGCTTTAGTAAGAGCAATCTCTGCGTTGGATAACCTTACAGGAATCAATTCTGACGAAACTACAGGGATCAAAATCGTGAAAAGAGCAATTGAAGAGCCATTAAGACAAATCGTTGCTAACGCAGGTGGAGAAGGTTCTGTAATTGTTGCTAAAGTAGCAGAAGGAACAGGAGACTTCGGATACAACGCGAAAACTGACGAGTATGTTCACATGCTTGAAGCAGGAATCATTGACCCAACTAAAGTAACAAGAGTTGCCCTTGAAAACGCAGCTTCTGTATCTGGAATGCTTCTTACAACTGAATGTGTAATCACTGAAGTAAAGAGCGCTGAACCAGCTATGCCAATGGGTGGTGGAATGCCAGGAATGATGTAA